A genomic window from Silene latifolia isolate original U9 population chromosome 11, ASM4854445v1, whole genome shotgun sequence includes:
- the LOC141614529 gene encoding uncharacterized protein LOC141614529: MTQQEESCAHCGLEGHIAAECLSTIEQVNAFQSYKQDETRPSFHKHDRVLSPVAPDVPVSSSSAKEVVPITIPLPFLHRQLKSKLDTQLKRFMEVVKNLQVSVPFTDLITQVAAYAKFLIDILTRKRSFDEVETVAFTQKCTAVMHATIPPKLKDPGSFSIPCHIGHLAISKALCDSGASVNVMSYSICKKLNMGQLNITNMTLQMADRSLQRPLGVLEDVPVRIGKYFILVDFVILDMAEDVHIPIILGRPFLHTAGAIIDLGRGRLTLVLGDDRITFDLEKSLKQPMIEETCNRIDIIDLTVDDSLSLNLDRDPLEIALLTDPAIEMSSWSPEVFAVEKLLTGEECKENKVSSLGSPSKAAKVQKPELKPLPSHLKYVFLDTCEMNPVIVNASLTENQLSALLVVLRTHKKAIGYSIDDLQGISPDFCMHRIYLEEGQRPSVQGLNKLLFQLLLSSLLIGIYRLKLCATPINYATTEKELIAVVYALDKFRAYLVGSKVTVYTDHSALKHLLAKKEAKPRLIRWILLLQEFDLSIRDKSGAENVVADHLSRLRFDGEDVIDDSFPDDHLLAITANTPWFADFANYLVGGILPPDLSYQQKKKFVHDLKRYFWDDPYLFRECADGIYRRCIQESEVYAILSHCHSFSYGGHHGPSRTFAKVMQSGFFWPTILKDATTFVRSCDACQRTGNITQRHEMPQTGILEVEIFDVWGIDYQGPFPSSHGNQYILVAVDYVSKWVEVVAIPTCDAKAVVKLFQKIIFPRFGVPRAVISDGGKHFNERHLNSLLKKYGVTHRRGLGYHPQTSGQVEVSNRELKSILEKVVSKNRKDWSRKLDDTLWAYRTAFKTPIGTSPYRLVYGSRVIFQRELEYRAMWAIKELNMDPSLKRVSSVLGGQDRSSFFEVNKFGSVTLKTDKGETFKVNGQRLKIYYDGAFVGVIEAVDLFTIDSSC; the protein is encoded by the exons ATGACTCAGCAAGAGGAATCTTGTGCTCATTGTGGTTTAGAAGGTCATATTGCTGCTGAATGTTTAAGCACAATTGAGCAAGTCAATGCCTTCCAATCTTATAAGCAAG ATGAAACTCGACCGAGTTTCCATAAACACGATCGAGTTTTGTCTCCTGTAGCTCCTGATGTGCCTGTTTCGTCGAGTTCTGCAAAGGAAGTCGTGCCAATTACTATTCCACTACCTTTTCTGCATCGACAACTGAAGTCAAAACTTGATACGCAACTGAAGCGATTCATGGAAGTAGTCAAGAACTTGCAAGTGAGTGTTCCATTTACTGATTTGATCACTCAAGTGGCGGCTTATGCGAAGTTTTTGATAGACATATtaacaaggaagagatcctttgatgAAGTAGAGACGGTTGCATTCACTCAGAAGTGCACAGCTGTGATGCACGCTACCATTCCACCAAAGctaaaggatccagggagtttttctatcccttgtcatatagGTCATTtagctattagtaaagctctttgtgattctGGAGCTAGTGTCAATGTTATGTCGTATTCAATATGTAAAAAGCTTAATATGGGTCAACTTAATATCACTAATATGACtctacagatggctgaccgttcTCTACAACGCCCTCTAGGTGTTTTAGAAGACGTGCCAGTTAGAATAGGGAAATATTTCATTCTAGTTGACTTCGTTATTCTTGATATGGCTGAAGATGTCCACATCCccatcattctaggaagaccattccttcaTACCGCAGGGGCCATTATAGATTTGGGGAGAGGCCGACTGACATTAGTTTTAGGAGATGATAGGATCACTTTTGATTTAGAAAAATCATTAAAGCAACCCATGATTGAGGAAACTTGTAATAGAATTGATATTATTGATTTGACTGTTGATGACTCTCTTTCTTTAAACTTGGatagggatcctctggagattgccctgcTGACTGATCCAGCTATTGAGATGAGctcatggagtccagaagtttTCGCAGTAGAGAAGTTGCTGACTGGAGAGGAATGCAAAGAAAATAAGGTTTCGAGCTTAGGTAGCCCCTCAAAGGCTGCCAAGGTACAGAAACCTGAACTtaaaccccttccctctcatcttaagtatgtATTTCTGGACACTTGTGAGATGAATCCTgtaattgtcaatgctagcctaacagAAAACCAACTCTCTGCTTTGTTGgttgttttgagaactcataagaaagctattgggtatagcattgacgatTTACAgggtattagtcctgatttttgtatgcacCGTATTTATTTGGAAGAAGGTCAAAGGCCTAGTGTGCAAG gattaaacaagctcttattTCAGCTCCTATTATCCAGTCTCCTGATTGGGATCTACCGTTTGAAGTTATGTGCGACGCCA ATCAATTATGCTACTACAGAGAAAGAGTTGATTGCagttgtctatgctttagacaaattcaGAGCTTATCTTGTGGGTTCTAAGGTGACTGTGTATACTGATCATTCCGCTTTGAAGCATTTGCTAgccaagaaggaggctaaaccgagGCTTATTCGTTGGATTCTATTGCTGCAAGAATTCGACTTATCAATTAGGGATAAGTCTGGCGCTGAGAATGTTGTTGCTGACCATTTATCTCGGTTGAGATTTGACGGAGAAGATGtgattgatgactcttttccagatgaccatcTATTGGCTATCACCgcaaatactccatggtttgctgattttgccaACTACTTAGTGGGAGGTATTCTTCCTCCTGACTTGTCATATCAACAGAAGAAGAAATTTGTGCATGATCTGAAGcggtatttttgggatgacccGTATCTGTTTCGTGAATGTGCTGATGGTATTTATAGACGGTGTATCCAGGAGAGTGAGGTATATGCTATTTTATCTCATTGTCATTCTTTTTCTTacggtggtcatcatggtccatctAGGACCTTTGCTAAAGTAATGCagtcgggcttcttttggccaaCTATTTTGAaggatgctactacttttgtccgttcttgtgatgcatgtcaaaggaCGGGTAATATTACGCAGAGGCATGAAATGCCTCAAACTGGGATCTTGGAagttgagatttttgatgtttggggtatAGACTATCAAGGGCCGTTCCCGTCATCTCATGGGAATCAGTATATCTTGGTAGCCGTggattatgtatccaaatgggtagaagttgTTGCCATCCCTACTTGTGATGCTAAAGCAGTTGTAAAACTGTTTCAGAAGATTATATTCCCTCGGTTTGGAGTCCCTCGTGCTgtgattagtgatggagggaAGCATTTTAATGAACGTCATCTGAATTCTTtgttgaagaaatatggcgttacacaccgtaGAGGATTGGGTTATCATCCCCAAACaagtgggcaagtggaggtttctaatcGAGAGCTGAAATCTATTTTGGAGAAAGTAGTTAGCAAGaatagaaaggattggagtcgtaAGCTTGATGATACTCTGTGGGCTTACCGAACTGCATTTAAAACTCCAATTGGTACATCTCCTTACCGTCTGGTTTACGGAAGTCGTGTCATCTTCCAAAGAGAACTTGAGTACCGAGCTATGTGGGCCATTaaagagctgaatatggatccctcactcaAGCGG GTAAGCTCCGTTCTAGGTGGTCAGGACCGTTCTTCGTTCTTTGAAGTAAACAAATTTGGGTCGGTTACGCTGAAAACCGACAAAGGAGAGACTTTTAAAGTGAATGGACAAAGATTGAAGATCTATTATGATGGTGCATTCGTTGGAGTGATAGAGGCTGTCGACCTCTTCACTATTGATTCCTCTTGCTGA